From a single Alkalihalophilus pseudofirmus genomic region:
- a CDS encoding ClpP family protease: protein MSKLNFDKEYLEIMQESTVNLEEYQYWLGLKERTIYFNQEVDMGIINRVVYWIIRWNEEDKDKPVEELQPIKLYVSSNGGCVVSGLALIDAIQTSRIPVETIGVGVCASMGALLLLSGTKGYRKCYENTTILLHDGNLSLSHSGKKARQVMDYYDGLEDRLKDITVDKTVITSELYDKKNDEEWYLFGSEALELGIVDEIIK from the coding sequence ATGAGTAAATTAAATTTCGATAAAGAATACTTGGAAATTATGCAAGAATCAACTGTCAATCTTGAAGAATATCAATATTGGCTCGGACTTAAAGAGCGCACAATTTATTTTAATCAAGAAGTAGATATGGGAATTATTAACCGAGTAGTGTATTGGATTATTCGATGGAATGAAGAAGATAAAGATAAGCCTGTCGAAGAGCTGCAACCAATTAAGCTTTATGTTTCATCAAATGGTGGCTGTGTAGTTTCTGGGCTTGCATTGATTGATGCTATTCAGACTAGCAGAATCCCTGTAGAAACTATTGGGGTTGGTGTATGTGCTTCAATGGGCGCATTACTTCTACTATCAGGCACAAAAGGATATCGCAAGTGCTATGAAAACACAACTATCTTACTTCATGACGGAAACTTATCTCTTTCACATAGCGGCAAAAAAGCAAGACAAGTAATGGACTATTATGATGGGCTTGAAGATCGTCTAAAAGATATCACAGTAGATAAAACAGTCATCACTTCAGAATTATACGATAAGAAAAATGATGAAGAATGGTATTTGTTTGGAAGCGAAGCGCTAGAATTAGGAATCGTTGATGAAATTATTAAATAA
- a CDS encoding helix-turn-helix domain-containing protein, with protein MKKITIELNESTVKRLEELANYIDLENKLFYKIEETTTIEELIKGSIIRQLWEMEVLLGDKKLNKDIEKVGVLKNRFKELMKQHEVKQIELAKLTDIDTSTLNLILNNKQTLSLENFLKLWTAFNHPPIRTVLYRE; from the coding sequence ATGAAAAAAATAACTATTGAGTTAAATGAAAGTACGGTGAAAAGGTTGGAGGAGCTTGCTAATTACATTGATCTTGAAAATAAGCTCTTCTATAAGATTGAAGAAACAACAACTATTGAAGAATTAATAAAGGGTTCTATCATTAGACAGCTTTGGGAAATGGAGGTTCTTCTAGGCGATAAAAAATTAAACAAGGATATCGAGAAGGTAGGTGTATTAAAGAACCGCTTCAAGGAATTAATGAAGCAACACGAAGTAAAGCAAATTGAACTTGCCAAACTTACTGACATAGATACTTCCACACTCAATCTCATTCTAAATAACAAACAAACTCTTTCTCTGGAGAATTTCTTGAAGTTGTGGACTGCTTTCAATCATCCTCCTATACGAACAGTTCTTTATAGAGAGTAA
- a CDS encoding PhoH family protein, whose protein sequence is MKKLFVLDTNVLLSDPNAIFSFDNNVVVIPTVVLQELDKKKVLMDEVGRNARHFARLLDDLRKQGKLHEGVKLENGGLLKVAPPPVESRVYDNFLSSEADNKIIATAKILMEQMKNKVIVVSKDVNVRIKADVENIGAEDYENDKVISSSDDQYAGFKTVDSDAHAISISKKNSFSELSSEGMLENEFYVLKNGSQEEIAINKKNKIHKLYNYPNNSQHVFGLKARNTEQAMALELLLDDSIPLVTLSGKAGTGKTLLALATALHKVQDEQKYKKVSVARPVVPMGKDIGYLPGEMEEKLRPWMQPIYDNLEFLFDCKDQDELNKLLVGYEEIVSVEALTYIRGRSIPDQFIIIDEAQNLTKHEAKTILTRVGERSKIVLVGDPHQIDHPYLDQYSNGLTYVIEKMKHLQETGHVLLSKGERSNLAQLCADML, encoded by the coding sequence ATGAAAAAGTTATTCGTTCTCGATACGAATGTACTACTTTCTGACCCTAATGCAATTTTTTCATTTGATAATAATGTTGTTGTAATCCCTACTGTCGTACTCCAAGAACTTGATAAGAAGAAGGTTCTCATGGATGAAGTAGGTCGAAATGCAAGACACTTTGCAAGACTGCTAGATGATTTACGCAAGCAAGGAAAATTGCATGAGGGTGTGAAACTTGAAAATGGTGGTTTGTTGAAAGTTGCTCCTCCACCAGTTGAGTCAAGAGTATATGATAATTTCCTTAGCAGTGAAGCTGACAATAAGATTATTGCTACAGCAAAAATATTAATGGAGCAAATGAAAAATAAAGTTATAGTTGTTTCCAAGGATGTGAATGTAAGAATCAAAGCCGATGTAGAAAACATTGGAGCAGAAGATTATGAGAATGATAAGGTTATTTCATCCTCTGATGATCAATATGCAGGATTCAAGACCGTTGATTCAGATGCACATGCTATTAGTATCTCAAAGAAGAATAGTTTTTCAGAACTATCAAGTGAAGGTATGTTAGAAAATGAATTCTACGTTCTTAAGAATGGAAGTCAAGAAGAGATTGCTATTAATAAGAAAAATAAAATTCATAAACTTTACAACTACCCTAATAATAGTCAACATGTCTTTGGTTTGAAGGCTAGGAATACCGAACAAGCAATGGCACTGGAATTGCTATTAGATGATTCAATTCCCTTGGTAACACTATCAGGGAAAGCTGGCACAGGTAAGACTTTACTAGCATTAGCAACAGCATTACATAAAGTTCAAGATGAGCAGAAATATAAAAAGGTTAGTGTGGCAAGACCTGTAGTTCCAATGGGTAAGGATATTGGATATCTCCCAGGCGAAATGGAAGAAAAGCTAAGACCTTGGATGCAACCTATTTACGATAATTTAGAGTTTCTATTTGACTGCAAGGATCAAGATGAGCTTAATAAATTATTAGTTGGATACGAAGAGATTGTTTCAGTAGAGGCACTTACTTATATTCGCGGAAGAAGTATCCCTGATCAATTTATCATTATTGATGAAGCGCAAAATTTAACAAAACACGAAGCTAAGACTATTCTTACTCGTGTAGGAGAAAGAAGTAAAATTGTTTTAGTTGGAGATCCTCATCAAATTGACCACCCTTATCTTGATCAATATTCTAACGGGCTTACATATGTAATTGAGAAGATGAAGCACTTACAAGAAACTGGTCATGTGTTACTAAGCAAAGGTGAACGTTCTAATTTAGCACAATTATGTGCTGACATGCTTTGA
- a CDS encoding M23 family metallopeptidase encodes MTWRITSKFGDMESFRNSPHKGIDLAMKEGEELYSIREGVIKFADYGDKNAGRTVFIETESGQTFIYGHLSKFTNHLKEGDFVEKGELIGYAGNTGHSYGSHLHFGVREGGKFIDPSPYIEDIQNMGSLIADGSSSIDKGYSLLELFSGSQDSVASFLKHFTTNFISLSADLINHFCINYSVLAQYLECFFNFFS; translated from the coding sequence ATGACGTGGAGAATTACATCAAAGTTTGGCGATATGGAAAGCTTTAGAAATTCACCCCACAAAGGTATCGATCTGGCTATGAAAGAAGGGGAAGAATTATATTCGATTAGGGAAGGTGTAATCAAGTTCGCTGACTATGGCGATAAAAATGCGGGCAGAACTGTGTTCATTGAAACAGAAAGTGGTCAGACATTCATCTATGGTCACTTGAGTAAATTTACTAATCATTTAAAAGAAGGAGACTTTGTAGAGAAAGGAGAGTTGATAGGCTACGCAGGAAATACGGGTCATTCTTACGGGAGCCATCTTCATTTTGGTGTGAGGGAGGGAGGGAAGTTTATCGATCCCTCCCCTTATATAGAAGACATTCAAAATATGGGAAGCTTAATAGCTGATGGATCTTCTTCTATTGATAAAGGATACTCATTACTTGAGTTGTTCAGTGGCAGTCAAGATAGTGTAGCAAGTTTCTTAAAGCACTTCACAACAAATTTTATTTCATTATCTGCAGATTTAATTAATCACTTTTGCATTAATTATTCTGTGTTGGCTCAGTATCTTGAGTGTTTCTTCAACTTTTTCTCTTGA
- a CDS encoding HU family DNA-binding protein produces MANRKELAKEVAGILAEVLEEKVSVDGEKGLSGTLAVDAVVEAVQGFLAKGETVKLTGFGNFEVRERAARKGRNPQSGEEMEIPATKVPAFKSAKALKELVKA; encoded by the coding sequence ATGGCAAATCGTAAAGAGTTGGCAAAAGAAGTAGCAGGTATTTTAGCAGAGGTTCTTGAAGAGAAAGTAAGCGTAGATGGTGAAAAAGGTTTAAGTGGTACACTAGCAGTAGATGCAGTGGTTGAAGCTGTACAAGGTTTCTTAGCTAAAGGTGAAACAGTTAAACTAACAGGATTCGGAAACTTTGAGGTTCGTGAACGTGCAGCTCGTAAAGGTCGTAATCCTCAATCAGGCGAGGAAATGGAGATTCCAGCTACTAAAGTTCCTGCATTTAAATCAGCTAAGGCTCTAAAAGAACTAGTTAAAGCTTAA
- a CDS encoding FtsK/SpoIIIE domain-containing protein, translating into MIKRILESFHDSDEERYQYQDFLLKDFERVLENNYLELSYVTALWKFTQDENKCYLHAPNFWKKRGYKPVTNGVSVKASRWYRLGLIKDSFYPIGVGEGFSFISSLLGNKHLLSGDDEIILKINLKKRVGGWRSEELEKYQHFLNGNALAVENKTVRKFAQLLKRGEDANDNIYTNLEDIEQKIISDQFQFECLIGVTSESNDQLKTLLSLINKCVNDLAGLNRFDLVRATNHSEPFYNKEYLCKQEILSLTSVNDSYEITNDLIPQAPVVSGSYVSESTSDSIFELLPRIEVTNDSNEHSDISKRIIAALKRVGVIKGKGMKLDSELSGLSFIRCQYTIPENLVFTKIFEKNKDLRVALGVPSLTIEQGDKPDTIAFLIPKEDRKPLYLGNILSSPSNLSSLSKLDIPFFIGLDPLGEPIFMCLSDIKHLLVAGQTGGGKSVWLNQAILTMLLMMTPEELELYLIDPKKVEFSQFKQFEQVKIVETDAEKSVSILANLINIMEERYELLSNANAKSLKDYNAKSNNKLPYIVVVVDEFADLRMSNKVVVEHIASLSQKARGAGIHLIIATQRPDVKIIDGFIKDNLPSKICFRLGSNKAYSTVFGTGIPFELLGKGHGAMKIEGQLKEFEQFQSAAISLDSKEEEKAYERIANYLKRNGHKKESIVDTDESIEQESDLDRLKKIIASTGETRVTTLRKELGIRGDKVQELMQELVVEGWLHKHESRNKGYELIAIDEELDKWRE; encoded by the coding sequence ATGATAAAAAGAATACTAGAAAGCTTTCATGATTCAGATGAAGAGCGCTATCAGTATCAGGATTTCTTACTAAAAGATTTTGAAAGGGTTCTTGAAAACAATTATCTAGAACTCTCATATGTCACAGCACTATGGAAATTTACTCAGGATGAAAATAAATGCTATCTACACGCCCCTAACTTTTGGAAGAAACGAGGATATAAGCCTGTTACAAATGGGGTGTCAGTAAAGGCGAGTAGATGGTATCGTCTAGGGTTAATAAAAGATTCCTTTTATCCTATTGGAGTAGGTGAAGGATTCTCATTCATCTCATCTTTATTAGGTAATAAACATCTTCTTAGTGGCGATGATGAGATTATTTTGAAGATTAATCTTAAAAAACGTGTGGGTGGTTGGCGAAGTGAGGAATTAGAGAAGTATCAACACTTTCTAAATGGCAATGCTCTTGCTGTTGAAAATAAGACAGTGCGTAAGTTTGCACAGCTATTGAAGAGAGGAGAAGATGCCAATGATAATATCTACACTAACTTAGAAGACATTGAACAGAAAATAATATCCGATCAGTTTCAGTTTGAATGTTTAATAGGCGTAACTAGTGAATCTAATGATCAATTAAAGACATTGCTTAGCCTAATCAATAAATGTGTAAATGATTTAGCTGGACTGAATCGCTTTGATCTAGTTAGAGCAACCAATCATTCTGAGCCTTTCTATAATAAAGAATATCTATGTAAGCAGGAGATACTTTCTTTAACTAGTGTAAATGATTCATACGAAATTACAAATGACCTGATTCCTCAAGCTCCTGTTGTGAGTGGATCATATGTTTCTGAATCAACAAGTGACTCTATATTTGAATTACTCCCCCGAATAGAAGTCACAAATGATTCTAATGAGCACTCTGACATTTCTAAAAGGATTATAGCTGCTTTAAAAAGAGTGGGTGTAATAAAAGGGAAAGGAATGAAGCTAGATAGTGAATTAAGCGGATTAAGCTTTATTCGATGTCAGTATACAATACCAGAAAACTTGGTGTTCACTAAAATATTTGAGAAGAATAAGGATTTGCGGGTGGCGTTAGGTGTACCATCTTTGACAATTGAACAGGGAGATAAGCCTGATACAATTGCATTCTTAATACCAAAGGAGGATAGAAAACCGTTATACTTAGGCAATATTCTAAGCAGTCCAAGTAACTTATCTTCACTTTCTAAATTGGATATACCTTTTTTCATTGGTTTAGATCCATTAGGCGAACCAATCTTTATGTGCCTATCAGATATTAAACATTTGTTAGTTGCAGGTCAGACAGGAGGAGGAAAGTCTGTTTGGTTGAATCAAGCGATTCTTACTATGCTGTTAATGATGACACCAGAAGAGCTTGAGCTGTATCTAATTGATCCAAAGAAAGTAGAGTTTAGCCAATTCAAGCAGTTTGAGCAAGTGAAGATAGTTGAAACAGATGCTGAGAAATCAGTCTCTATCTTGGCTAATTTAATCAATATTATGGAAGAGAGATATGAGTTATTATCTAATGCTAATGCTAAGTCATTGAAAGATTACAATGCCAAATCAAACAATAAATTACCTTATATTGTAGTTGTAGTAGATGAGTTTGCAGATTTAAGGATGTCTAACAAGGTAGTAGTTGAACACATAGCCTCTTTAAGTCAGAAGGCTCGTGGAGCAGGTATCCATTTAATTATTGCTACTCAAAGACCTGACGTTAAGATAATTGATGGCTTCATCAAAGATAATCTTCCTTCTAAGATATGCTTTAGATTAGGTTCTAATAAAGCTTATTCTACCGTATTTGGAACGGGTATACCTTTTGAGTTGCTAGGTAAGGGACATGGAGCAATGAAAATAGAGGGTCAATTAAAGGAGTTTGAGCAATTTCAGAGTGCGGCTATATCACTTGATAGCAAGGAAGAAGAAAAAGCTTATGAAAGAATAGCAAACTACTTGAAGCGAAATGGGCATAAGAAAGAATCAATAGTAGACACTGATGAATCAATAGAACAAGAGAGCGATCTCGACAGGCTAAAGAAGATTATTGCCTCTACAGGTGAAACCAGAGTAACTACTTTACGCAAAGAGTTAGGTATACGTGGTGATAAGGTGCAAGAGTTAATGCAAGAGCTAGTAGTAGAAGGATGGCTGCATAAACACGAGTCACGCAACAAAG
- a CDS encoding YonK family protein, protein MAKNKETMSTNITGKVNIVEMTATETDKDGNETVYSILDVLRRFDGLETSITFKVDNDIEPIEPIEEV, encoded by the coding sequence ATGGCTAAAAATAAAGAAACTATGTCTACAAATATTACTGGGAAAGTAAACATTGTAGAAATGACGGCAACCGAAACTGATAAAGATGGCAATGAAACTGTATATAGCATCCTCGATGTCCTAAGGCGCTTCGATGGTCTTGAAACTTCAATTACATTTAAGGTTGATAATGATATCGAACCTATCGAACCTATTGAAGAGGTGTAA